A single Gammaproteobacteria bacterium DNA region contains:
- a CDS encoding sulfite exporter TauE/SafE family protein, whose protein sequence is MTPDIYLVAFFILLFAYFLRGITGFGSGLIAIPLLAHFLPLTFVVPMVLVLDFVASAVISRHMHLQVRWDEIRFLIPATIVGILMGTFLLMNLPREPLLVGLGLFVIIFGLRYVFNVHSERPISRWWSLPTGLSGGLIGALFGTGGPPYVVYLSHRLHDKAQLRGTLSGLFMLDGALRVITFLFFGLLLQSEMLSALLMALPLMGLGLYLGNKVHLGISHRQQLAIIGGLLLVSGGSLLWKAWG, encoded by the coding sequence ATGACGCCTGATATCTACCTTGTCGCATTTTTTATCCTGCTGTTTGCCTATTTTTTGCGAGGCATTACCGGTTTCGGCTCGGGGCTGATTGCCATACCGCTCTTGGCCCACTTCCTGCCGTTGACCTTTGTTGTGCCTATGGTGCTGGTGCTGGATTTTGTGGCGTCTGCCGTGATTAGTCGCCACATGCATTTGCAGGTGCGTTGGGATGAAATTCGCTTTTTGATACCGGCGACGATTGTGGGCATTTTGATGGGTACGTTCCTGCTGATGAATTTGCCGCGTGAGCCACTGCTGGTGGGGCTCGGTCTATTCGTCATTATTTTCGGCCTACGCTATGTGTTCAATGTGCACAGTGAAAGGCCGATCAGTCGCTGGTGGTCACTGCCCACGGGGTTGAGCGGCGGCCTGATCGGCGCGCTGTTTGGCACCGGTGGGCCGCCTTATGTGGTGTACCTTTCGCATCGGTTGCATGATAAGGCGCAATTGCGCGGCACCCTGTCGGGCCTGTTTATGCTCGACGGTGCGTTACGTGTTATCACCTTTCTGTTTTTCGGCCTGCTGCTCCAGAGTGAGATGTTAAGCGCGTTATTGATGGCGCTGCCGCTGATGGGGCTGGGGCTGTATTTGGGCAACAAGGTACATCTGGGTATCAGTCACCGGCAGCAGTTAGCCATCATCGGTGGCTTGTTGTTGGTCAGCGGCGGTTCCTTGTTATGGAAGGCCTGGGGCTAA
- a CDS encoding TIGR03862 family flavoprotein gives MAVVIIGGGPAGLMAAEVISRHGVQVDVYDAMPSVGRKFLMAGKSGLNLTHAEPLATFVTRYGEQRHEIEAMLHRFGPTDLRAWAQGLGVDTYVGSSGRVFPVEMKAAPLLRAWLHRLRGAGVRFHMRHQWLGLAAVNHLRFMTPTGEAVIAADATVLALGGGSWARLGSTGAWVSILAALLEPLHAQQAQQDVAILPLRPSNCGFELAWSEHLRSHFAGEPVKSVRLMFTDATGAVQHKQGDFVVSQYGIEGSLIYAFAAAIRDVIERNGSATIAIDLLPDMAEEDVAARLAQPRGKRSLSAHLRRQLKLSGVKAALLYEVLHASVDGQGSTEPQQLAALIKALPLRCERPRPIDEAISTAGGVSFTALDEHLMLKALPSVFCAGEMLDWDAPTGGYLLTACFASGYVAGQGVVKYLGNDHP, from the coding sequence TTGGCGGTGGTGATCATCGGCGGTGGGCCGGCCGGGTTGATGGCGGCCGAGGTGATAAGCCGCCACGGTGTGCAGGTGGATGTCTATGATGCGATGCCTTCGGTGGGGCGCAAGTTTCTTATGGCGGGCAAGAGCGGCCTGAATCTTACCCACGCCGAACCACTGGCGACGTTTGTCACGCGCTATGGGGAGCAGCGTCACGAGATCGAGGCTATGCTGCATCGCTTCGGCCCGACGGACCTGCGGGCGTGGGCGCAGGGGTTGGGTGTCGATACCTACGTCGGCAGTTCGGGGCGGGTGTTTCCGGTGGAGATGAAGGCGGCGCCCCTGCTGCGCGCCTGGCTGCACCGTTTGCGGGGGGCGGGGGTGCGCTTTCACATGCGCCATCAGTGGCTGGGCCTTGCGGCCGTCAATCACCTGCGCTTTATGACGCCGACGGGCGAGGCCGTGATTGCGGCCGATGCCACGGTGCTGGCCCTGGGCGGTGGCAGCTGGGCGCGGCTGGGCTCAACCGGTGCCTGGGTGTCCATACTCGCAGCGCTACTCGAACCCCTTCACGCCCAACAGGCTCAACAGGACGTTGCGATCCTGCCGTTGCGCCCATCGAACTGTGGCTTCGAGCTGGCGTGGAGCGAACATTTGCGTAGCCACTTTGCGGGTGAGCCGGTGAAGTCCGTGCGCCTGATGTTCACGGATGCGACGGGCGCGGTGCAGCACAAACAGGGTGACTTTGTGGTGAGCCAGTACGGTATCGAAGGCAGTCTGATCTATGCCTTCGCTGCCGCTATCCGTGATGTGATTGAGCGCAATGGCAGTGCCACGATTGCGATTGATCTGTTGCCGGATATGGCCGAAGAAGATGTCGCCGCCCGGCTGGCGCAACCGCGTGGCAAGCGTTCCCTGTCGGCGCACCTGCGCCGTCAGCTAAAACTCAGCGGGGTCAAGGCGGCATTGTTGTATGAGGTATTGCATGCGTCGGTAGACGGGCAAGGATCGACCGAGCCGCAACAACTCGCGGCGCTGATCAAGGCGCTACCGCTGCGCTGTGAACGCCCGCGCCCCATCGACGAGGCTATCAGCACCGCCGGCGGCGTATCGTTTACGGCGCTGGATGAACACCTCATGCTCAAGGCACTGCCAAGTGTCTTCTGCGCCGGTGAAATGCTCGACTGGGACGCGCCCACCGGCGGATATTTACTCACCGCCTGTTTCGCCAGCGGCTATGTCGCCGGGCAGGGCGTAGTGAAGTACCTGGGCAATGATCACCCGTAG
- a CDS encoding nitroreductase family protein: protein MHAWICFGAVLFTVASATAEEVEMVTLPPPQTTGGMPLMQALQARHSSREFSGRALEPQQLANLLWAAAGMNRVDSGKRTAPSAHDWREVDIYVAKASGTYLYDATAHVLHRVLKTDVRARTGSQEFVASAPLNLVYVADRRRMQDATDEDKDRYAAADTGFIAQNVYLYCASAGLNTVVRGLLDRKALADALKLAPQQRVILAQSVGYPL from the coding sequence ATGCATGCATGGATATGTTTTGGCGCTGTGCTGTTTACCGTGGCGAGTGCGACCGCCGAGGAGGTTGAGATGGTGACACTGCCGCCACCACAGACTACGGGCGGTATGCCGCTGATGCAGGCGTTGCAGGCGCGCCATTCGTCGCGTGAATTTTCCGGGCGTGCGCTTGAGCCGCAGCAGTTGGCCAATCTGTTGTGGGCGGCGGCCGGGATGAACCGTGTGGACTCCGGCAAGCGCACCGCGCCATCGGCGCATGACTGGCGCGAGGTCGACATCTACGTTGCGAAGGCCAGCGGCACGTATCTCTATGATGCGACGGCCCATGTGCTGCACCGCGTGCTGAAAACGGATGTACGCGCGCGCACCGGCAGCCAGGAGTTTGTTGCCAGTGCGCCGCTCAATCTGGTGTATGTCGCGGACCGGCGTCGCATGCAGGACGCCACTGATGAGGACAAGGATCGTTACGCCGCGGCCGACACCGGCTTTATCGCGCAGAATGTCTATCTGTATTGCGCCTCGGCCGGGCTCAATACCGTGGTGCGGGGTCTGCTGGATCGCAAGGCGCTGGCCGATGCCCTGAAACTTGCTCCGCAGCAACGGGTGATCCTGGCGCAGTCCGTCGGCTATCCGCTGTGA
- a CDS encoding peroxiredoxin: MLEKNQPAPEFSSPNQENRIVSLSAFRGKQNVILYFYPKDDTPGCTIEANQFAALAPDFAALDTAIIGVSKDSCESHAAFIDKFGLNFDLLADTTGEVCDRYGVWQEKEKNGVKKMSIVRSTFLIDKQGQLQDVIYGVNPEQHAAEMLEKVKKLQA, from the coding sequence ATGTTAGAAAAAAACCAGCCCGCACCCGAATTCAGCTCACCGAATCAGGAAAACCGCATCGTCAGCCTGTCCGCTTTTCGCGGCAAGCAAAATGTTATCCTGTATTTCTATCCCAAAGACGACACCCCGGGCTGCACCATCGAGGCAAACCAGTTCGCAGCACTGGCGCCTGACTTCGCGGCACTGGATACCGCCATCATCGGTGTCAGCAAAGACAGCTGTGAAAGCCATGCCGCGTTTATCGACAAGTTTGGGCTCAACTTCGATCTATTGGCGGACACCACGGGTGAGGTGTGTGACCGCTATGGTGTGTGGCAGGAAAAGGAAAAAAACGGCGTAAAGAAAATGAGCATCGTCCGCTCAACCTTTCTGATCGATAAACAGGGACAACTCCAGGACGTGATCTACGGTGTAAACCCCGAACAGCATGCCGCCGAAATGCTGGAAAAGGTAAAAAAGCTGCAGGCGTAG
- a CDS encoding DUF2254 domain-containing protein yields MYKLRQLWSELRSSFWLIPSLMVTLSIAFAVVLIEIDSTRSDLWLSQWPRLFGVGPEGARQMLSTLAGSMMSVMGITFSMTLVALALASSQYTSRILWNFMRSRITQITLGGFSGIFAYCLVVLRTIRGGNGSVEFVPDLAVIFAFILAILSIGVLVFFIHHIAASIQASSIIALIANETTATIDRFLPEKQEEGFDETGEDENRQILSSPDKRTWYAVPAKESGYIQNVDYDALLSLARDRKTIVRIEHGIGAFVVENAALASLALTYPPDQATINAFNAPYSIGHHRTVEQDPAFGIREIVDMALKALSPGVNDTSTAIMSIDYLTSILARLICQRFPPAYRYEGETLRMIAIVPTFESLLADAFDQIRGSAGGNFGIMARMLDALETLSSLTTSPCRRQALYEQVQWIAELADRTIESTHDRARIEQRLTKAREAIDIEPGVKAL; encoded by the coding sequence ATGTATAAGTTAAGGCAACTGTGGAGCGAGCTGCGATCGAGCTTCTGGTTAATACCTTCGCTGATGGTCACGCTCAGCATTGCCTTTGCGGTTGTGTTGATCGAAATAGATTCTACCAGAAGCGACCTTTGGCTAAGTCAGTGGCCACGCCTGTTTGGGGTCGGACCGGAAGGCGCACGGCAAATGTTGTCGACACTTGCCGGTTCGATGATGTCGGTTATGGGCATTACGTTCTCCATGACCCTGGTGGCGCTGGCGCTGGCCTCGAGTCAATACACCTCGCGCATCCTGTGGAACTTCATGCGCAGCCGCATTACCCAGATTACGCTTGGAGGCTTCTCCGGTATTTTCGCCTATTGCCTGGTAGTGCTGCGTACCATTCGTGGCGGGAATGGTAGTGTCGAATTTGTGCCAGACCTGGCGGTCATCTTCGCCTTTATACTGGCCATCTTAAGCATAGGTGTACTGGTATTTTTTATTCATCACATCGCCGCATCGATCCAGGCCTCCAGCATCATCGCCTTGATCGCTAACGAAACCACCGCAACGATTGATCGATTTCTTCCGGAAAAACAAGAGGAAGGATTTGATGAAACTGGAGAGGATGAGAACAGGCAGATCCTATCATCACCGGATAAGAGAACCTGGTATGCAGTGCCTGCAAAGGAGAGCGGCTATATACAAAACGTGGATTATGATGCCCTGCTGAGTCTGGCCCGGGACAGAAAGACCATCGTGCGCATAGAGCACGGCATCGGCGCATTCGTTGTGGAAAATGCCGCATTGGCGTCGCTCGCGCTGACGTACCCGCCTGACCAGGCGACAATCAACGCTTTTAATGCGCCATACAGCATTGGCCACCATCGCACGGTGGAGCAGGACCCCGCATTCGGTATTAGAGAGATCGTGGATATGGCACTGAAGGCCCTTTCACCCGGTGTCAATGACACCTCGACAGCAATAATGAGTATAGATTATCTAACGTCCATTCTGGCGCGATTGATCTGTCAACGATTTCCGCCTGCGTACCGTTACGAGGGGGAAACCTTGCGAATGATCGCCATTGTTCCGACCTTTGAATCTCTGCTGGCCGATGCCTTCGACCAGATTCGAGGCAGTGCAGGCGGCAATTTTGGCATCATGGCGCGCATGCTCGACGCCCTTGAGACCCTCAGCAGTCTGACGACCAGCCCATGCCGCCGGCAGGCGCTCTACGAACAGGTACAGTGGATTGCCGAGCTGGCCGACCGCACCATCGAATCCACACATGATCGCGCGCGGATTGAGCAACGGCTGACGAAGGCACGCGAAGCGATCGACATCGAGCCAGGAGTCAAAGCCCTTTAA
- a CDS encoding DUF3025 domain-containing protein gives MARTTIDTWNPNFFEQSPLFNSVRDVSRPFSTLIAWPTLAQFATEFKIRNIQSYANKPVHPVAQAGAPDKFEDHYESRIYLAGELQTRLENWHDYFNAMCWLQFPKIKSVLNALHFEQSKTRKPGTNRSPLENAITLFDECGAVIVADDDLLLELVINHEWKDLFREHKELFGKHIQCYVVGHAMHEKSLTPYIGMTTHSVLLKQGSDFFQKGYLEQLEDIDQLVSDLWINRKLEQPNDFQPFPLLGVPGWCHQEQDEAFYANDAYFRRKSRA, from the coding sequence ATGGCCAGAACAACGATTGATACCTGGAATCCCAATTTCTTTGAGCAGTCCCCGCTTTTCAATAGTGTCCGTGATGTAAGCCGGCCTTTTAGCACGCTGATTGCCTGGCCGACACTGGCGCAGTTCGCCACTGAATTTAAAATAAGAAACATTCAATCATACGCGAATAAACCCGTTCACCCGGTAGCGCAGGCTGGTGCGCCGGATAAATTCGAAGATCATTATGAGTCGCGCATATATTTGGCGGGTGAATTGCAAACGCGGCTTGAAAACTGGCACGACTATTTTAATGCCATGTGCTGGTTACAATTTCCCAAAATTAAATCCGTGCTTAATGCCCTGCATTTTGAACAATCAAAAACCAGAAAACCGGGCACTAATCGAAGTCCATTGGAAAATGCAATCACTTTGTTCGATGAGTGTGGTGCGGTCATTGTTGCGGATGATGATTTATTACTTGAGCTGGTTATAAATCACGAGTGGAAAGACCTGTTCCGGGAGCACAAGGAACTTTTCGGGAAACACATCCAGTGCTATGTCGTTGGTCATGCCATGCACGAAAAATCCCTGACGCCGTATATTGGCATGACGACACACAGTGTGTTGTTAAAGCAGGGCAGTGATTTTTTTCAGAAAGGATATCTGGAGCAGCTTGAAGATATCGATCAGCTTGTTTCTGATTTGTGGATCAACAGGAAGCTCGAACAGCCCAATGACTTTCAGCCTTTTCCCTTATTAGGTGTACCGGGTTGGTGTCATCAAGAGCAGGATGAGGCATTTTACGCAAATGACGCGTACTTCAGAAGGAAAAGCCGCGCGTAA
- a CDS encoding SOS response-associated peptidase, translated as MCGRFYLDVSKAELMAHYDVQSTPDISPRFNIAPSQDILAVRAIAANERNLDYLHWGLIPSWSKEEKPHYSMINARAETVASKPAFRAAFKHRRCLIPVSGFYEWQPQDHFKQPYAISMKDGGLFSLAGLWDHWESTDGKVIESCSIVVTEANEVLAPIHDRMPVIIAQEDYSTWLDPEIQDKDRLAPLLHPYAAQAMKAYPVSPRMNNPGFDEPKCIQPIA; from the coding sequence ATGTGTGGCAGATTCTATCTGGACGTGTCGAAAGCCGAGCTGATGGCGCACTATGACGTACAGAGTACGCCAGATATCTCGCCACGATTTAATATCGCCCCTTCCCAGGACATTCTCGCCGTGCGGGCGATTGCTGCGAATGAGCGTAATCTGGACTATCTGCATTGGGGCTTGATACCCAGCTGGTCCAAGGAAGAAAAACCGCACTACAGCATGATCAATGCCCGGGCGGAAACCGTGGCGAGCAAACCGGCTTTCAGAGCGGCCTTTAAACACCGACGCTGCCTCATCCCCGTCAGCGGATTCTATGAGTGGCAACCTCAGGACCACTTCAAACAACCCTATGCCATCAGCATGAAAGATGGTGGCCTGTTCAGCCTGGCCGGCTTGTGGGACCACTGGGAGAGCACTGACGGAAAGGTGATTGAGTCTTGCTCGATAGTGGTCACCGAGGCGAATGAAGTCCTGGCGCCCATTCATGATCGCATGCCAGTGATTATTGCCCAGGAAGATTATTCCACCTGGCTAGACCCCGAGATCCAGGATAAAGACCGTCTCGCACCCCTGCTCCATCCCTATGCAGCGCAAGCGATGAAGGCCTACCCGGTCAGCCCGCGCATGAATAACCCGGGCTTTGATGAACCGAAGTGTATACAGCCTATCGCGTAA
- a CDS encoding flavin reductase family protein, whose product MKRNYPLSRVYGLLEPGPVVLVTTAHKGRANVMTLSWLTMMEFEPPLVGMVMSEANFSFTALKASKQCVINIPTVELAEAVVGCGNSSGRSQDKFAAFQLTTRPATHVAPPLIVECYANLECRVTDTRLLNRYDFFVLEVLKAWIDPGCKQPRTLHHRGKGQFAVDGEIITLPSKMQ is encoded by the coding sequence GTGAAACGTAACTATCCCTTGTCCAGGGTCTACGGCCTGCTCGAACCCGGGCCGGTGGTGCTGGTCACCACGGCGCACAAGGGGAGGGCGAATGTCATGACCTTGTCGTGGCTGACGATGATGGAGTTCGAACCACCGTTGGTGGGCATGGTGATGAGCGAGGCGAATTTCAGTTTTACCGCGCTCAAGGCAAGCAAGCAGTGCGTGATCAATATCCCCACCGTGGAACTGGCCGAGGCCGTGGTCGGCTGCGGCAACAGCAGCGGCCGTAGCCAGGACAAGTTCGCCGCGTTTCAGCTGACGACGCGTCCGGCCACCCATGTCGCGCCACCGCTCATCGTCGAGTGCTACGCCAATCTGGAATGCCGCGTGACGGATACCCGCCTGCTGAACCGCTATGATTTCTTCGTGCTCGAAGTGCTCAAGGCCTGGATCGATCCCGGCTGCAAACAGCCGCGGACCCTGCATCACCGCGGCAAGGGTCAGTTCGCGGTTGATGGGGAAATCATCACCCTGCCATCGAAAATGCAGTGA